The stretch of DNA ACAGCTTGTCAAAAAAGAAGTGAAAAAATCATTTAGGAAACCGGTTGACATATGTCATCCGGTTGACATACAATGACTCTGAAAGCGGCATCATTCACGTCATACGGCTTTAATCGATGTTTAAGCGCACTTATGGGAGGGATCAGATTTGACAGGCATAACGGTTGAGAAAAAACAAAAACCGGGCTGGATTCATTATGTAGCAAAGAATTATATTCTGTATCTATTTCTATTACCGGCGGTCATCCTGACCATCATCTTCAAGTATGTCCCGATGTACGGGGCCATCATCGCTTTCAAGGATTTCAGTCCCCGCAAGGGAATTTTGGGAAGCGACTGGGTAGGCTTTGAACACTTTCAGCGGTTCTTGTCCTCCCCAAATTTTTACGACATTTTTATGAATACGCTTAAGTTAAGCGCTTACGGACTGATTCTTGGCTTTCCTGTTCCGATTATTCTGGCGCTGATGTTCAATCTAATCAAAGGCCAGAAGCTCAAAAAGAACATACAGCTCATTGTATACGCCCCGAATTTCATTTCGGTGGTTGTCATTACAGGGATGCTGTTCGTCTTCCTGTCCCCGACGGGAGTCATTAACACCCTTGTCACCTTGTTCACCGACAAACCTATTTCCTTCATGACCGATCCTGCCTATTTCAGAACCGTCTATATCTTGTCCGGAATCTGGCAGAGTGCCGGATGGTCTTCGATTATCTATGTCGCTGCCCTGGCCAATGTCGACCCGCAGCTGCATGAGGCCGCCAGGATGGACGGGGCATCCTTGTTGCGACGAATCTGGCATATCGATCTGCCTGCCTTGAAACCGGTCATGGCTGTCCTCTTCATCCTTGCAGCTGGCGGAATTATGTCGATCGGCTACGAGAAGGCCTTCCTGATGCAGACGCCACTGAACATTCCAACCTCTGAGATTATAGCCACTTATGTTTACAAGGTTGGTCTACAGTCAGGCGACTATGCATACTCGACGGCGATCGGACTATTTAACTCCGTAATCAATGTTGTCCTGCTTGTCTTTGTCAATTCTGTAGTCAAGAAGCTCAACGAAGGAGAAGGTCTCTACTAATCAAAGGAGGAACCCATGGACATTCATCATTCCAAATCAGACCGGTTCATACTTGGCCTAAATTACACGCTGCTGGGCCTGTTTGTTCTCATCATCCTTTTTCCGCTGCTGTACGTGCTGCTTGCTTCCTTCCTAAATCCAAATGTGCTGATTTCGAAGGGGTTGGCCATCAGCGCCTCCGATTGGAGCCTCGTTGGCTACGAGAAGATCTTGCAGAACTCAGCCATGATTCGGGGATTCTTTAACGCCGTTTTCTATTCTGCCGCTTTCGCGATTGTGACCGTGCTGGTCTCCATCTTTGCGGCCTACCCCCTTTCCATCGAGGGCTTTGTCGGCAAACGGTTCATTATGATCTTTTTCCTGATCACCATGTTCTTTGGCGGCGGACTGATTCCTACTTATCTCGTGGTCAAAAATGTCGGCATGCTGGATACCGTATGGGCCATCATTCTGCCGGGAGCAGTCAGTGTGTTCAATATTATTCTGGCTAGAACGTACTTTCTCGGCATTCCGAAAGAGCTGTTCCAAGCTGCCCGTATTGATGGAGCCTCTGATCTGCATGTTTTCTTCAAAATCGTGATGCCACTGGCGAAGCCGATCATTTTCGTTCTGGCCCTGTACGCCTTCGTTGGGCAATGGAACTCCTATTTCGACGCCATGATCTATCTGGAGAACTCCAAGCTCTTCCCGCTGCAGCTTGTCCTGCGCTCCATCCTGATCCAGAACCAGGTTGACCCTGGTATGATCTCCGATGCGCTGGCGCAAGCAGAACTCAAGAAGCTCTCGGAGATGATCAAGTATTCTTCCATTGTGGTTTCAAGCCTGCCGCTCATCATTATGTATCCTTTCTTCCAAAAGTATTTCGAGAAGGGTGTCATGGTAGGCTCTATCAAATAAAGATGAAAAGGGGAAAACAGATGAAAAAAACAGTGCAACTATTGGCCGTCACCGTACTTTCTGTATCTTTGCTGGCCGGCTGCGGCGGCGAAGGGGGAGGCAATTCGGCATCGAAGGACTATCAGCTGCAGAATGTTTCATTTCCGCTGAAAGAGAAGGTCACCTTAAACTTCATGACCCAAAGCTCTCCGTTAGCCCCATCCGATCCCAATCAAAAGCTGATTTACAAGCGGCTTGAGGAGAAGACCGGTGTTCACATCGACTGGAAGAACTATACCTCCGATTCTTTTGCCGAGAAAAGAAATTTGGCCATTGCCAGTGACGATCTGCCGGATGCGATCCTCGATGCCGGTTATTCAGACTATGAGCTCCTGCAGCTCGGTTCTGACGGCACGATTATCCCTCTAGAGGACCTTATTGAGAAGTATATGCCGAACTTCAAAAAGGTTCTGGAGGCAGCACCTGAATATAAAGCCATGATCACCGCACCAGACGGGCATATTTATTCTTTCCCTTGGATTGAAGAGCTTGGCTCAGGCAAGGAGAGCATTCACTCGGTCAATGACTTCCCATGGATCAATAAGGCATGGCTGGATAAGCTGGGGCTCAAAATGCCTACCACGACCGAAGAATTGAAAAACGTACTGATTGCTTTTAAGAACAATGATCCTAACGGAAACGGCCAGAAAGATGAAATCCCGATGTCATTCATCATGAACAACGGAAATGAGGATATGAATTTCCTGTTTGGCTCCTTCGGCCTGGGAGATAACGGAGACCATACGGTCGTTACCAATGACGGCAAAGTCGTGTTCACCGCCAGCCAGGATGGCTACAAGGAAGCGATTAAATACTTTAATGAGCTGTATAAGCTGAATTTGATTGATGAGGAGTCCTTCGAGCAAGATTACAATACGTATTTGGCAAAGGGACAGAGCGGACGGTATGGCCTGTATTTCCAATGGGATAAAGCCAACATTACAGGGGCTAACGACAACTATGAGCTTATGAACCCGCTGGAAGGGCCTTCCGGTGAAACCAACGTAACCCGCACCAACAATTACGGATTTGACCGGGGCCGTATGGTGATCACCCAAGCGAATAAGAATCTGGAGCTGACTGCGAAATGGATCGACCAGCTCTATGACCCGATTCAATCGGTTCAGAATAACTGGGGGACCTATGGAGACGAGACCCAGCAAAATATCTTTAAGTTCGATGAACAAAAGAAGATGCTGGTTCATTTACCGCTGGGGGACACCTCTCCTGTTGAACTTAGACAAAAGACAAACATAGGCGGACCGCTGGCGATATTGGATGAATACTACGGCAAATATACGACAAAGCCGGATGATGCAGCCTGGCGCCTCCAATTGATGAAAGAAGTTATGGTGCCTCATATGAAACAGGACAATAACTATCCGAAGATTTTCTTCTCCCGGGAAGAGCAGAAGGAACTGACGAACATTGAAACCGACCTGTTCGCCTATGTGAACCGGAAGCGGGCGGAATGGATCAAGACCGGCAAGGTGGACGCCGAATGGAACGCTTATCTTCAGGAGCTAAACCGCCTCGGTCTAGAGAAATGGCTGCAAATTAAGCAAAGCGGATATGACAAATATAAAAAATAAATAAAGGTGGTAACACAACATGAAAATAATGAAACATGAAAAGCACAGGCCATTATGGCACTTTTCCCCTAAACAGCACTGGATCAATGATCCGAACGGACTCGTCTATTTCAATCAGGAATACCATCTGTTCTTTCAGCACCATCCTAGTTCCAGTAATTGGGGGCCGATGCATTGGGGCCATGCCGTCAGCAGAAATCTGATCGACTGGGAGGAGCTGCCTATTGCTCTTGCTCCTGATGAGCTAGGCACGATCTTCTCCGGCAGTGCCGTTGTGGATTGGAAGAACACGACAGGCTTCTTCCCTGAAGAGCCAGGGCTTGTAGCGATATTCACCCATCATCTGGATACCGGCGAAGAAGGCGTGCCGATTACTCAAGCCCAAAGCCTCGCCTACAGCACAGATCAGGGAAGAACATGGACCAAATATGAGGGGAACCCGGTGCTGTCCTGCAAGAGCAACCCGGACTTCCGCGACCCCAAAGTGTTCTGGCATCCGGAGAGCGCAAGATGGGTCATGGTGCTGGCCACAGGCCAGACCATCTCCATCTACTCCTCTCCTGATCTGAAGAGCTGGACCTTTGAAAGTGAGTTTGGCGAAGGGATTGGCTTCCACGGAGCGGTGTGGGAATGCCCGGACTTATTCCAGCTGAATATAGAGGGCACTTCTGAGAGTCGCTGGGTTCTTCTGGTCAGTGTTGGTGATAATCCGGAGTTCGACGAAGGCTCCCGCACCCAATATTTCATCGGGTCCTTCGACGGATCGAAGTTCACACCGGATGACGCAGAGATTCGTTGGCTCGACTATGGCCGTGATAACTATGCTGGTGTTAGTTTCTCCGACATTCCTGAGGAAGACGGGCGAAGACTCTATATAGCTTGGATGAGTAACTGGAGATATGCACGTCAGGTGCCGACGAACGGTTGGAGAGGGGTCATGACTTTTCCAAGGGCCTTAACCCTTGTCCAATTAGAAGATGCGACCCTCATCCGTCAGCAGCCAGCCGAAGAGCTCAAGTCCTACTTCTCTGAGCGAACCATGTTGCCGGATCTGACGATTGCGGGCGGCGTATCCCATAGCTTCCCTTGTCAGGCCGAGGCGTTAGAATTGAACCTGAACCTGGAGCATGCGGATGCCGCTGGATTTGATCTGATCCTTCAACATACCGCAGATCAGCATACGAAGATATCGTATTGTGCGGTCCAGCAGACGCTGACCCTATACCGGGATCAGTCGGGAATCCGTGACTTTGCGGAAATATTCCCTCTGCCACAAGCCATGCCCGTCCCACTACCCGATAACATCAGGCTGCAGATTCTTGTGGATACCTCTTCTATTGAAGTCTTTGTAAATGACGGGCTGTATGCGCTAACCAGTGTAGTATATCCTGATCAGACCTGTGAGCAGATTACTATTCATGCTAAGCAAGGGGATGTACGAGTTTACGACAGCTCTCTAGCAGTCCGGTAAAGAATTTCCTGCCTAATCAAAGTCCTGAACTGTACCTCTTACAGTTCAGGACTTTTTACTTCTATTATATAAAGCTTGGCAACAAGCATACAGCTACAGCTTTACAAGCTCCTCAACCCTCACCGGCAGGCCGGTTGCTATGGACCGATTGGCTGCGATTCCGGTCAGAATGGACCAGGCGCCATCGAGATGCGAGGCCGCCCGGCCGAAGCGATCCTCTGCTTCTGCTGCAGATTCTGCGTCAAAGATATCCCGCAGCATCACCGGGTCTCCTCCCCCATGTCCGCCGCTGCCTTCTTCAATGTCTACTATATAAGGCGCCGCAAATTGCGGGTAAACCACAATCTGCTTATGTTGTACGGCACCTTCCTGCTCTTTGGCTCCCCCGGCATTGACATAGGATTGCTCGACCACCTTTACTTCCAGCCTGCCTTTTGTCCCGTTAAAATCAACCTTAAATCCCTCCCACGGCAAGTAAGCGTTCAAGGAATAATTCAGAATTGCCTTATTCTTATATTTGACCATCACACCCATCGTGTCTTCAATGCTGATGTTATCTCCGAAGACACTCTGATCCCGCAAATATCCGTCTTCATGCTCCGCCTCAAGATACATACGCTTCAGCGGCTCATGCTCCTCCAGATGCAGGGCAAAGGGATCGTCCTTCGCTGCACGGCTTCCGTACGCCCGCTGATAGAACTGTGTGACACCGCGGTTCTCTGCATTTTCCCGGCCATAAAAGCGCAGGTCGCCCATGGCGAACACCGTATCAGGCTTAGAATCCAGCCAGAAGTTCATCAGGTCAAAATGATGGGTCGATTTATGAACCAGCAGCCCCCCGCTGTTCCGCTTATCCCGATGCCATCTACGGAAGTAATCCGCCCCGTGCTGCGTATTCAGCAGCCACTCGAAATTGACGGAGAGTACCTCGCCAATCGTTCCTTCCATCAGCAGCTCCCGAATCTTCGTGTTGTGCGGCGCATAGCGGTAGTTGAAGGTAACCCGCAGCTTCCGCCCGGTACGCTGTACAGCATCCAGAATGGCCTGGCATTTCTCGGCATCAATGGTCATCGGCTTCTCAGAGATAACATCACAGCCCAGCTCCATAGCCCGAATAATATACTTGTGATGCGTCCGGTCAATGCTGGTCACAATCACGGTATCAGGATCCGTCTCCTGAATCATCCGATCGAACTCTTCGGCTCTATAAGCTGGAACCGCATTACAGCTGTATTTCTCTTGAAGCAGGGTATTGGCGTAGGCCATTCTAGTCTCATTGACATCACAGAACCCTACAATCCTCGCAGAATGCGAATAGTGGCTAGCCATTTCCCCATAGAAAAATTCAGCCCGACCGCCCAAACCGACAAACGCATAGTTTCGAATCGTCAGAGGAATCACTCCATTTTCTATTGATGGTTTTGAATACGCTTTCTATGTATAGTGTAAGGTATAGGATCCACAGCATTCTCTGCATCTTTTAGCGATTACGGCCGATTCTTTGCATATTTTATCTTTCTGATCCCCTTAGGAGGTACAGAATGGAGAACGAGACAGAGGCGCTATTTGCCATTGAGCAAGCCAAGAGACAGGAGCCCTTCAGCATGGACTCAGACCATGCTCATGATACCTACGAAATTTACTACCTGCTCTCTGGGGAACGTAATTACTACATTCACAATTGGGTCTATGAGCTGCGTAAGGGTGACGTCATATTTATTAATAAAAAACAGCTGCACAGGACCACTGCCAGGGGAACGAAACTGCATGAGCGGGTCCTCATCAATTTCCGAAGGGAATTCATGGGGTCGCTCAGCGGTGTGGAGGAAGTCATCCTCCCCTTGGTATCTTACCGGTGTCTGCTGCTGCGCCCGGAAATTCATGAACAGCAGCAGCTGGAGAATATTCTCTTCAGCATGCTCCAGGAAGATCGGCGTAACCAGCCGCACAGGATACCTTATTTGCAATCCCTGCTCCTGCAGCTGTTGATTGAGTTGAACCGCATGTTCAGCATCAGCAAGAAGAGCATCGCCCCATTAAATGAAGACAGAGAACGCAAGGTCTATGAAGTGACGGAATACCTGCATGCCCATTATGCGGAGAGGCTGTCCGTGCAAGAACTGGCTGAGCGCTTTTATATTAGCAGCACTTACCTGTGCCGATTGTTCAAGCGGACGACCGGATTCACCCTGATGGAATATCTGAATGCCATTCGTATTCAGGAGGCCAAGCACCTGCTGTGTGATACCCGGCTTAAGGTTACGCAGATCGCTGAGAATACCGGCTTTGGCAGCATTGCACATTTCAATCGCGTATTTAAGAGCCTCACCCGCAAGTCACCTCTACAGTATCGGAAACAATCGGGTTCATAGTTAATTTCATATCCTAGAAACCCCATAAAAATAAGGCAGGGAGAATTCGGATTCTCCCTGCCTTATAACTACTGGTTTACTTTTTCAAATGAACTACAGCTACAGTCTCTTGGCCCGCTGTAACATTACCTTCGACAGAAGGAATGACATTCTCCACCACATCAAGACCTGACGGGATGAGCACAGGGGTCACCAGAGGAAGACCTGCCTGCCGGATTGTCTCCATATCGAACTCGACGAGAAGCTGACCCTTGCTCACTTTATCGCCCGTATTCACATGGACCTTGAATCCGCTGCCTTTAAGTCCTACCGTATTAATCCCGATATGGATCAGGAGCTGCACGCCGCTCTCATGCTCCAAGATTACCGCATGCTTACTCTTCTCCATCACATGGGCAACCGTTCCGTCAAAAGGTGCAAAGGCTTTGCCTTCTGCCGGTTCAATAGCGATCCCTTCTCCCATATGCTTGCCGGAGAATGCTGGATCAGGTACCTCTTCCAGAGGAACCACCTTCCCTGTAATTGGGGCAAGGAGCTCCAGCTTGTCGATGGAAGAAGCAGCGCTAGCAGAGCTTACTGGAGCTGAAGTAGAAGCTGAAGTCGCAACTGGTCCGGCAGTCTCCACCGCGGCAGCAGCCTCGGCGGTTCCTTCTTCCGTCACGGCTTCATTCTTATACCCAAACAGCCAGGTCAGCACGAAGGCAACGATCATTGCTACGAGATTAGACAGGATGTATAGCGGCAGCTGACCGTTCAGATAGAGAAGCGTTCCGGGAATGACCGTCACGGACATGCCGCTTCCCGCCAGGTGGAACAGCGATGCCATAAAGCCGCCGACTGCCCCGCCGATCAGTCCCATGATAAACGGCTTCATGTAGCGCAAGTTGACCCCGAAAATCGCCGGTTCAGTAATGCCTAGGAATGCCGACAAGGACGAAGGAAGGGCCAGCGCCTTCAGCTTCATGTTCTTGGTCTTCAAACCTACAGCCAGACAAGCTGCACCTTGTGCCGCCATAGCGGTAGTGATAATAGCATTAAACGCATTGCTGCCGTTCTTCTCAAGCAGCTGAATTTCCAGGAAGTTAAAGATATGATGAACACCGGTAACTACAATAATCTGATGGAAGAATCCGATTACAAGCCCCGCAATGCCATAAGGCAAATCTAATACGGTTGTCGTTCCATGAAGCACCCATTCTTCAACGGAATGGAAGATCGGTCCGATAGCGAACAATCCAAGGATGATCATCACCAATAAGGTGATAAATGGTGTCAGGATTAAATCCAGGGCTTCCGGGATACGTTTTCTGAGGAATTTCTCAAACTTAGCGCCCAGCAAGCCCACGAAGAACGCCGGCAATACAGACCCTTGATATCCTACAACAGGAATGAAGCCTAACATGGTCAGTGCGTGTGCTGAACCGTCTGCAACACTATAAGCGTTCGGAAGCGCCGGATTGACAAGCATGAGGCCAAGCACAATCCCGAGCACCGGGCTTCCGCCAAAGACGCGGAATGCCGACCAGGCCACCAGGGCAGGCAGGAAAGCAAAGGCCGTGTCTGTTAATACCTGTGTGAACAACAGGAAATTCGGCGAGATATCTTCAGGGGTTGCCCCGAACCAGGCCAGAATTTGCGGCTGGGTTAGCAGACCACGCAGACCCATGAACAATCCGGTTGCAACCAGCACCGGGATAATCGGTACAAACACGTCTCCAAAGGTACGGATCGCACGCTGGAAGGCGTTGCCCTGCTTCTTGCCCTGACCCTTCAGGTCCTCCTTGGATGTGCTCTCAATGCCGAGCTTCTCGACCTCCTCGAAGATCCGATTGACCGTGCCTGTTCCGAAGATAATCTGATATTGACCAGAGTTGAAAAAGGCCCCTTTGACCTTATCAATGTTCTCCACCTGCTGCTGATTGATCTTCTCTTTGTCACGAACCATAATGCGCAGGCGTGTCGCACAATGGGCAAAAGATGCGATGTTTTCTTTGCCGCCAACGGCGTCTACAACCTCTTTGGCAATTTGTTGATTCTCAGCCATTGCTCTCGCTTCCCTTCTTTATGCATTCCATGATTTGCTTTATGGTCGGAAGAGCTGGAATAGCCCCTTTTCCCGTAGTTGTTAAAGCTCCGCTCGCATTCGCGAACTTGAGCAGGCTCTCATGAGCCTCGGCGAGCACCTCGGTCAAGCTGTCTTTGGTAGCCTTGCGCTCCAGCAGCTGGTAGAGGAAGCCCCCCACAAAGGCATCTCCGGCCCCTGTAGTATCCAAGGCCTGCACCTTATACCCTTCTGCGGTATATTTCGTATTCGGCAGAATCAATTCTGCCCCATCCGGCCCTTTTGTAAAGATGACAGCCTGCACCTCTCCTGTGAATAGCGAGGCCAGCGCTTCCTCTTCGTCTTCTATACCGGTAATGAACGCGAGCTCATCTTCCGATATCTTCAGAAGGTCTGCTTTAGGAATAAAGGACTGAATGGTCCTGCGGCATTCCTCCGGATCGCTCCATAAGGGCAGGCGTACGTTAGGATCGAAGCTGACCAGCCCGCCTTTGCTCTTCATGGCCTCAATAGCCTTGAGATGAGCTCGCTTCATCGGGCTTTCTACCAGGTCGACCGATCCGAAGTGGAGAATATCTCCAGCATGGAAAATTTCAGGATCAATCTCATCCTCCGATAACAGCAAGTCGGCAGATGGATTCCGGTAGAAGGAGAAGTCACGCTCTCCGTTATCCCGCAGCGATACAAACGCTAATCCGGTATTGGCCTCGCTGGTTCTTTGAACCAGATCGGTTCTAACCCCTGCTTCAGCCAGCTGCTCCAGAAGAAAATCCCCGAAGGCATCATTCCCCAGCTTCGTAATGATCGAGGAAGCAGCTCCATACTTCGCAACCGCCGCGGCTACGTTGGCAGGAGCGCCTCCCGCCGCCCGTTCAAAGGAGACAACATCCTTTAAGGCCGCTCCTTTTTGCAGCGGAATGAAGTCGATCAGCACCTCTCCGATGGCAAATAAAGTTCCCACGTGCATTCACCCTTTAACATTAGATTCTAATAATCCCATTTCACAATCTGAAACTCCGCAGTTCCGTTAGTGGAGAAGAGCCGAATCTCACGGCTGTCCGGACTAGGGAAGATGCGGCTGGTGAATACCTGTTCACCGTCATTCACAAAAATCTCCACCGAGGAGGTATCCATGAAGATGTGGAATTTAATCGTGTCTGCGTCGATGCTGCAGCGGCGGACTTGGCCGTTGATTTCTCCCATAGTTTGCCCAGATAGCGAGCGGTCAAGGGTGATTTTCTTATCCTCCGCATCGTACTGGAGGATCGTTTTCTCCTCACCGCCGGCCCGCAGCTCCAGCCCGAACGTCTTCGCATCAAAGCTCGGTACCTCGCAGATCAGTTCATAAGCCGTGCCGTCAAACCCCTCCAGATGCTTCACTCCACGGCTAACCGACATCTTCGTGCGCTTCTCCGCTTTGCGAAGCTTCGCCAGCTCCGGAACCGGCTGCTGAAGCAGCTTGCCGTCCTTAAGGATTAGCTGGCGCGGGAGCGTTAAGCAGCCGGCCCATCCATTCGTATCTGTCGGATACTCTACATCCGGCAGGCCCATCCATGCCACCAGAAGCCGGCGGCCGTCTGGATCCGCTGTAGTCTGAGCTGCATAGAAATCAAATCCCCGATCCAGCTCTTCGAACGATCCGTGAGCAAATTCCCTTGTTCCTGTATCCAGCGGATCACCAATCACATAGCCGTTTTGATAGATATTGTTGTACTTATCACCGTCAGCATCCAGGCCTTGTGGTGAGAACACCATCACTCCTCGGCCGTCCAGCTCGAAGTAATCCGGGCATTCCCACATGTATCCAAATTCAGGCAGCCGGGTAACGATTTCCCCTTTAAACTCCCAGTTCAACAGGTCCTTAGATTGGTACAATACAGTGCAGCCTGTCTGATCTACCCTTTGGGCGCCCAGGACGCAGTAGTAGGTATCTGCCTTCTTCCATACCTTCGGGTCTCTGAAATGGTCCGTATATCCCGGGGGAACCTCAGGAATGACCGGCTGGTCCATCTTGGTAATTAGACCGCTTTCATTCATGTAAGCGAGACATTGATAAGGATGCCTGATCCATGCCTCATCCCGAGTATTGCCCGTGTATATGAAATACAGCTTGCCATCCTTCTCTATGGCGCTTCCTGAATAAGCTCCGTGGGAATCATACTTTCCACCGGGTTCAAGGCCAATCCCTAATTGCTCCCAAACAGCAAGATCCGTAGATTTGGTATGGTACCAATACTTCATACCGTGATCAGTCCCCAGCGGGAACCATTGGTAAAAAAGGTGATACTCTCCCTGAAAGTACGAGAAGCCGTTAGGATCATTCAATAGCCCTGTTGGCGGTTGAATATGGTAGCTCTGTCTCCAAGGGCAATTTGCGATCTTCTCCTGAAGCTGGGCCAATTCGCCAGGCTCTGCCTGCTCGATCAGCCTGTATTTCTCTTCTCTAGTCATTTTCATGGTTGTTCTCCATCCTATAACCCTCACCAGGAACCGGTTCCAGTTCAGTTGAAAAATAAACCGGAACCGGTTCCAGTTTGTAGATAAATATTGCCGGCCCATCACCTCGTAAGAGGGATGGAACCGGTTCCTGTGTGTCTATCATACTCGATTGGCTGCTAATTTGTCAACGCTTTCTCTCTGAATCAGCTCTACATCCATTACGGAGAGCATGTCTACTTTTTGCTCAAGCACCAATTGAATAATGTTGTGGGCTGCCAGCTTGCCTGCCTGGAAATAATGGTACTGCACGGTCGTCAAGGCGGGGTGGATAATCTCTGTAATATCATATCCCCCAAACCCGGTAATGGACAGCTCTTCAGGAATCTGAATGTTATTTAAATGCGCGGCTTTGAAGACACCAAGCGCGATGTTATCGGTGGCGCATACCATGATGGATGGAACCTGCTCCTTCAGAATGAGGGATGCCGCAGCCATCGCGTCGGACATTTTAAAACCTGTCTCATAATAGCTTACCTCACACTCGGAGCAGGCATCTACGGCCCTTCTAAATCCGTTCTTTCTGCGAATCCCCACCGCTTCGTCCTTTTCCGTAACACCTAAATAGACGATCTTCCGGTGCCCCTTGCTTAAAACATGCTGTCCCATCAAAAATCCGGCCTGATCATCATTATGAACCAAGCTGTGGACTTGTTCATGCTGCTGCCCAACTAAGATAACCGGAATATTAATTTCCGCTATAGCATGAAGATGAGCTTTCGTCACTTGGGCAGCAAGCAGTATAATTCCTGATATCTTCTGTCTGGCAAAATCATATATGGCTTCAATTTCTCTGTCCATATCCTGGCTCGTATTTGAAATAAGCATTTGATAATGGTTCTTTCTAAGCTCCTCATCAATTCCCATCAAGGTCTGCGAGGATGCGAAGGAATCTAGACGGGGAACAACTGTCCCGAT from Paenibacillus sp. CAA11 encodes:
- a CDS encoding carbohydrate kinase family protein encodes the protein MGTLFAIGEVLIDFIPLQKGAALKDVVSFERAAGGAPANVAAAVAKYGAASSIITKLGNDAFGDFLLEQLAEAGVRTDLVQRTSEANTGLAFVSLRDNGERDFSFYRNPSADLLLSEDEIDPEIFHAGDILHFGSVDLVESPMKRAHLKAIEAMKSKGGLVSFDPNVRLPLWSDPEECRRTIQSFIPKADLLKISEDELAFITGIEDEEEALASLFTGEVQAVIFTKGPDGAELILPNTKYTAEGYKVQALDTTGAGDAFVGGFLYQLLERKATKDSLTEVLAEAHESLLKFANASGALTTTGKGAIPALPTIKQIMECIKKGSESNG
- a CDS encoding LacI family DNA-binding transcriptional regulator; translation: MIKTISDIARMAGVAKSTVSRYLNGGPVSERTRQKIEHIIKEQNYVPNTFAQSLKAKKTNIIGTVVPRLDSFASSQTLMGIDEELRKNHYQMLISNTSQDMDREIEAIYDFARQKISGIILLAAQVTKAHLHAIAEINIPVILVGQQHEQVHSLVHNDDQAGFLMGQHVLSKGHRKIVYLGVTEKDEAVGIRRKNGFRRAVDACSECEVSYYETGFKMSDAMAAASLILKEQVPSIMVCATDNIALGVFKAAHLNNIQIPEELSITGFGGYDITEIIHPALTTVQYHYFQAGKLAAHNIIQLVLEQKVDMLSVMDVELIQRESVDKLAANRV
- a CDS encoding glycoside hydrolase family 32 protein, whose amino-acid sequence is MKMTREEKYRLIEQAEPGELAQLQEKIANCPWRQSYHIQPPTGLLNDPNGFSYFQGEYHLFYQWFPLGTDHGMKYWYHTKSTDLAVWEQLGIGLEPGGKYDSHGAYSGSAIEKDGKLYFIYTGNTRDEAWIRHPYQCLAYMNESGLITKMDQPVIPEVPPGYTDHFRDPKVWKKADTYYCVLGAQRVDQTGCTVLYQSKDLLNWEFKGEIVTRLPEFGYMWECPDYFELDGRGVMVFSPQGLDADGDKYNNIYQNGYVIGDPLDTGTREFAHGSFEELDRGFDFYAAQTTADPDGRRLLVAWMGLPDVEYPTDTNGWAGCLTLPRQLILKDGKLLQQPVPELAKLRKAEKRTKMSVSRGVKHLEGFDGTAYELICEVPSFDAKTFGLELRAGGEEKTILQYDAEDKKITLDRSLSGQTMGEINGQVRRCSIDADTIKFHIFMDTSSVEIFVNDGEQVFTSRIFPSPDSREIRLFSTNGTAEFQIVKWDY
- a CDS encoding sucrose-specific PTS transporter subunit IIBC; the encoded protein is MAENQQIAKEVVDAVGGKENIASFAHCATRLRIMVRDKEKINQQQVENIDKVKGAFFNSGQYQIIFGTGTVNRIFEEVEKLGIESTSKEDLKGQGKKQGNAFQRAIRTFGDVFVPIIPVLVATGLFMGLRGLLTQPQILAWFGATPEDISPNFLLFTQVLTDTAFAFLPALVAWSAFRVFGGSPVLGIVLGLMLVNPALPNAYSVADGSAHALTMLGFIPVVGYQGSVLPAFFVGLLGAKFEKFLRKRIPEALDLILTPFITLLVMIILGLFAIGPIFHSVEEWVLHGTTTVLDLPYGIAGLVIGFFHQIIVVTGVHHIFNFLEIQLLEKNGSNAFNAIITTAMAAQGAACLAVGLKTKNMKLKALALPSSLSAFLGITEPAIFGVNLRYMKPFIMGLIGGAVGGFMASLFHLAGSGMSVTVIPGTLLYLNGQLPLYILSNLVAMIVAFVLTWLFGYKNEAVTEEGTAEAAAAVETAGPVATSASTSAPVSSASAASSIDKLELLAPITGKVVPLEEVPDPAFSGKHMGEGIAIEPAEGKAFAPFDGTVAHVMEKSKHAVILEHESGVQLLIHIGINTVGLKGSGFKVHVNTGDKVSKGQLLVEFDMETIRQAGLPLVTPVLIPSGLDVVENVIPSVEGNVTAGQETVAVVHLKK